A part of Podarcis muralis chromosome 13, rPodMur119.hap1.1, whole genome shotgun sequence genomic DNA contains:
- the LOC114582338 gene encoding insulin receptor substrate 1-like: MDPSAADAAFSDVHLCGYLRKQKSHRRRFFVLRRGSERGPPRLEYYENEKKFRAGGLCTRPKRTYLLASALNVNKRADARHRHLIVLYGRDGTFGVAAEDAEQQQAWYAALVELHSKGNASLGHDSASSPRPPFKEVWQVSLRPRGLGHTRNLAGVYLLCLTEKTIDFVRLNSDVAAVVLQLLSVRRCGHSENYFFMEVGRSAATGPGELWMQVEDLVVAQNMHETILEAMKALSDDFRVRAKSQPLASTPISVPPRRQHPGNPPAGQGTFLWRPRPESTPCLPHVPGAQKVPGPRKPSSLSDYSAISSDEGGSSPGECRPARTPDPLAYLLVGGELDYVTMGKRASPDSASLARWAAAAEANKRASLPPVALEKEALPRRKPPAVSASYPEGLNLRGSDPGYMAMLPGVPTEDRGYVPMAPGSASPSHEQGGYMLMSPSGGSSPDGTARWAKSPGGGDYMDMSSASHSASSTPPERSPLPGGAPFFSLPRSFKHVPGATLRPFDPRHLSGSSSTSSDSLEEAGGHPRTLFACREAAAPPRSAGEYVSIEFGSWAAADYINMSAGAAPEGLAPSASDNYAEMAPGTRLVRARTQGRRRHCSETFPEAERNGVGPPAGEAQVEPGLNYIDLDLANEAAPVLRLPAVPAPPGVIHSYASIDFHRSGELRGQKASSEGADS; this comes from the exons ATGGACCCCTCCGCGGCCGACGCCGCCTTCTCGGACGTCCACCTGTGCGGCTACCTGCGCAAGCAGAAGTCCCACCGCCGGCGCTTCTTCGTCCTGCGGCGCGGCAGCGAGCGAGGCCCCCCTCGCCTGGAGTACTACGAGAACGAGAAGAAGTTCCGGGCGGGGGGCCTGTGCACGCGCCCCAAGAGGACTTACCTGCTGGCCAGCGCCCTCAACGTCAACAAGAGGGCGGACGCCCGGCACAGGCACCTCATCGTGCTCTACGGGCGCGACGGCACCTTCGGGGTGGCAGCCGAGGACGCGGAACAGCAGCAGGCGTGGTACGCGGCGCTGGTGGAGCTGCACTCCAAGG GAAATGCCTCCCTCGGCCACgattctgcctcctccccccgcccgccCTTCAAGGAGGTCTGGCAAGTCAGCCTGCGCCCCCGGGGCCTGGGCCACACGCGCAACTTGGCCGGCGTCTACCTCCTCTGCCTGACGGAGAAGACCATTGACTTTGTCCGGCTGAACTCGGACGTGGCCGCCGTGGTCCTGCAGCTGCTCAGCGTCCGCCGCTGCGGCCACTCGGAGAACTACTTCTTCATGGAGGTCGGGCGCTCGGCCGCCACGGGGCCCGGCGAGTTGTGGATGCAGGTGGAGGACCTGGTGGTGGCGCAGAACATGCACGAGACCATCCTGGAGGCCATGAAGGCGCTGAGCGACGACTTCCGGGTCCGTGCCAAGAGTCAGCCGCTGGCCTCCACGCCCATCTCGGTGCCGCCCCGGCGGCAGCACCCAGGGAACCCTCCAGCCGGCCAGGGCACCTTCCTCTGGCGCCCACGTCCGGAGAGCACCCCTTGCCTTCCCCACGTGCCTGGGGCGCAGAAGGTGCCCGGGCCACGGAAGCCGAGTTCCCTGAGCGACTACAGCGCCATCTCGTCGGACGAAGGCGGCTCCAGCCCTGGCGAGTGCCGTCCTGCCAGGACACCCGACCCCCTGGCCTACCTGCTGGTGGGAGGCGAGCTAGACTACGTCACCATGGGCAAGAGGGCATCCCCAGACAGCGCCTCGCTGGCACgttgggcggcggcggcagaagccAACAAGCGAGCCTCTCTGCCCCCGGTGGCGCTGGAGAAGGAGGCCCTGCCGCGAAGGAAGCCGCCCGCCGTCTCCGCCAGCTACCCGGAAGGCCTCAACCTCCGCGGGTCCGACCCCGGCTacatggccatgctgcctggcgTGCCCACGGAGGACCGCGGTTATGTGCCCATGGCGCCGGGCAGCGCCTCCCCGTCCCACGAGCAAGGAGGCTACATGCTGATGTCCCCCAGTGGCGGCAGCTCCCCGGACGGCACAGCCCGGTGGGCGAAATCCCCTGGTGGCGGCGACTACATGGATATGTCGTCCGCCAGTCACTCGGCTTCCAGCACCCCGCCGGAGCGCAGCCCCCTGCCCGGCGGCGCCCCCTTCTTCTCCCTGCCCCGCTCCTTCAAGCACGTCCCGGGGGCCACACTGCGCCCTTTCGACCCCCGCCACCTCTCCGGGTCCTCGTCCACAAGCTCCGACAGCCTGGAGGAGGCGGGCGGACACCCGCGGACCCTCTTCGCCTGCCGGGAAGCGGCAGCGCCGCCCCGCAGCGCTGGCGAGTACGTCAGCATCGAGTTCGGGTCCTGGGCGGCCGCAGACTACATCAACATGTCGGCCGGGGCTGCGCCAGAGGGACTCGCCCCGTCGGCATCTGACAACTATGCCGAGATGGCACCCGGGACCCGACTGGTACGTGCCCGTACGCAAGGGAGGAGGCGGCATTGCTCCGAGACGTTCCCCGAGGCAGAGAGGAATGGGGTGGGGCCCCCAGCCGGAGAGGCGCAAGTTGAGCCGGGCCTGAACTACATCGACTTGGACCTGGCGAATGAGGCGGCGCCTGTCCTGCGGCTGCCAGCTGTGCCCGCTCCACCTGGAGTGATCCACAGCTATGCCAGCATCGACTTCCACCGCTCTGGGGAGCTTCGGGGGCAGAAGGCGAGCTCAGAGGGGGCAG ATTCCTGA